ATGAATGCCGGCAAGAGGGTTGACCGTTCCGACGCCGACGTTGCTGCCGTTATTAAAATAAGTCGACATTCCTGAGGAGGCCCCGATTCTCACTTGCGTAGGCCCTCCCCGATCTATGAACAGATCACCTGTGATGTTAACGGGGTAAATAGATCTGATGTAGCCTCCGCTAAACGCCCACTGCGATGCAGATGTTTGGGTGCTGCCATCAGGGAACTTGAATCCTCCGGATAAAGATTCGATCACACCAAGAACGGAAAGCTTTTGCGTCGGCGTATTCGTTCCTATGCCGACATTCCCACTGTAATAAATCCCGCCGCTTCCTCCCTGGCTCCATACTTTCGCAGAAGATGGCAAATCTTGCCATGTCGCTAAACCCGCCGCATCCGAAGTTAAAACTTTTCCCGCTCCCGGTGTGCCGCCGGTGACTTTTATCTGTCCGTTGACTTCAAGTTTCGCACCAGGAGAAACAGTCCCAATACCAATATCGCCTGTTGGTGCAACGACTAGAAGATAACTGAAGGTCGCATAATCGAATAATCCAAGATAACCGGGCCCTGTCGAATTCGAAGTGCCCGTCGAGATCCAAGAGTATTCGCGCCCTCCTGCTCCAGAACTTTTCAACGAAAGATTCGCACCCGCCCCCCCTTTGTTTTCAATCATGAGTCCCTGGTCCTGAGCAGATTCATCATAGAGCAAATGCAATCTGCGCTCAGGAAGATTCGTTCCCACGCCGACATTGCCCGCATTGTAAAAAGTGTCGGTGCCATTAATACTCCAAGGACCTACGGGAGGTGCGGACCAACTGCCATCACCGCGCAGATACGTCGTTGCATCCGCGACTCCAGTTCCTAAGCGCGACGTCGCGATCGTCCCTGATGTAATTCCACTCGCATCTATGGCGATACTTGCGCAAGCAAACTGAGAACTGACAGAATTCCAATACATTGTTTGTCCTGCAGTACAATTCGCTGTCGATACGTATCCCGCAAACACCGTTGTTGTAACATAGTTCGCAAGTGTCGCCGAAAGGTCCGTCACCTGACTTGTACTTACACTCAGAGCGGAGTGAGAAGCACTCGTCAAACGTCCTTGGGCATCGACCGTGAAACTCGGAATCTGCGAACTAGAACCATAGGTCCCCGGCACCACCGTCGTATTCGCAAGACTGAATGTCGCAGAAATACAGCTTAAATTCGTGCCGTTATAAGAAAGAAATGTATTTGCCGGGCATGTCGGCACACCTGTTTTCAAAACAAAGTCAGACGCCGAGTACGCCCCGAGCTTTTCTGAAAACTTCGCATAGGACGCATAGGGCACGGTGCGAATCACATTATCAGGAGAAATCGTTTTCCAGCCGACTCCATCATAAAAAGAAACGCGAAGCTTACGCAGGTCTCCCGCCGAAGCATTGTAAGTATGCGTGCCATTCACGCAAGAATAAAGACTTCCGGAAATAGAGCA
This region of Bdellovibrio sp. 22V genomic DNA includes:
- a CDS encoding tail fiber domain-containing protein, giving the protein MKTWIVSGLVAFLGVSSSYASPSSLTYQGRILKSDGTPLEYGNVSFLFQITDPSGSCVIYQEQLTGYNMVNSGGIFDVPIGNGAVQYPLSGPSSVLDAFNNSANFSCGVCSISGSLYSCVNGTHTYNASAGDLRKLRVSFYDGVGWKTISPDNVIRTVPYASYAKFSEKLGAYSASDFVLKTGVPTCPANTFLSYNGTNLSCISATFSLANTTVVPGTYGSSSQIPSFTVDAQGRLTSASHSALSVSTSQVTDLSATLANYVTTTVFAGYVSTANCTAGQTMYWNSVSSQFACASIAIDASGITSGTIATSRLGTGVADATTYLRGDGSWSAPPVGPWSINGTDTFYNAGNVGVGTNLPERRLHLLYDESAQDQGLMIENKGGAGANLSLKSSGAGGREYSWISTGTSNSTGPGYLGLFDYATFSYLLVVAPTGDIGIGTVSPGAKLEVNGQIKVTGGTPGAGKVLTSDAAGLATWQDLPSSAKVWSQGGSGGIYYSGNVGIGTNTPTQKLSVLGVIESLSGGFKFPDGSTQTSASQWAFSGGYIRSIYPVNITGDLFIDRGGPTQVRIGASSGMSTYFNNGSNVGVGTVNPLAGIHVVKDNGTGLASMFQASTAMGGVALGSSGTSTGLIQGIDFSGAAGHLSINRIGGNVGIGNLTPASKLDVGGDINIASGSALRFAGVAVCTSSGCTSASDERLKENIKPLEDSLEKILRLQGVEYDYKDKEKFSARHQVGVIAQEVEKVYPEVVVTDKKTGYKTVAYDHLVAPLIEAVKALHGQSQSLATENIRITSENARLRQENAEIKARLDRIETILNAK